The genomic interval CTGCTCGGCGGTGCGGCGGACGATGTCGAGCATGATATCGCGGTGCTGCAGGGAGGCGGTGACGTCGAGGAAGACCAGCTCGTCGGCGCCTTGCTCGTCGTACCGGGCGGCTTGCTCCACCGGGTCACCGGCATCGCGGAAGTTCAGGTACTTGATGCCCTTGACGACGCGACCGTCGGTCACGTCAAGGCACGGAATCACTCGTTTGGCCAGCATGGTTCAGTTACGCTCCTGCGAAGAGTCCGCGTCAGGGTTTGAGGCCAAGTGCCGTCATGGCCTCGCCGACCACGTAGAAGGAACCGGTGACGCACACGGTACCCGCCGAGCCGGCGATCTCAAAGGCTCGTCGGCAAGCCTCGGCGACACTGGGCAGCACTTCGGCCTCAGACCAGGCTGGACCGCCTCGCTCACGAAGGAGATCGGCGTCCAGAGCGCGGTCGAGGTTTGCACGGGTCAGGAGGACCTGGGCTCCGAGACCCGCCAGGCGGTCGGCGAAGCCCGCAATGTCTTTGTCCTCCGACATGCCGATGACCAGGACCAGAGGCCCCAGGTCAAGGTATTCGGGGAGTGCACGGGCCAGCGCCTGGGCCGACTCGGGATTGTGGGCGCAGTCGAAGACCAGGTACGGATGTGCCTGCCGGATATCGAAACGCCCCGGCCAGCGGACCTGGCAGAGCCCTCGCGCAACGTGCTCCCACCTGATAGTGTAGCCGCGCAAGGCCATTTCATCAAGGAGGCCCAGCGCAACGCCAAGATTCGTGGCCTGATGAGCGCCCAGAAGGCTGCTTCGGACCTGCCACTGCGTGCCCGGACCGGCGAGGCGACTCTCGTGACCACTGGCGGAAGGCCAGAGGACCTCGAACTGGTCGAGCGGCAGAGCGAGGCCGGAAGGTCCGGTTCGGGCGGCTCGCTGCGGCGGCTCAAGACGCTTGATGATCGGCCCCTGCACCAGCGGCGCGCCAACACTCTCGGCGACCTCGGAGATCGCGCTGAAGGCTTCGCCCTGCTGACCTCGGGCCACCACCAGGGGCACGCCGGGCTTGGCAATGCCCGCCTTCTCCCGGGCGATGGCGTCGAGGGTATTGCCCAGAATCGCCGTGTGGTCAAAGCCGATGGTGGTGATGGCGCTCACCAGCGGGTTCACGAGGTTGGTGGCATCGAGACGTCCGCCGAGGCCTACCTCGTAGACGGCGACGTCGACTTCCTCGGCGAGGAAGTGCAGGGCGGCGATCCCGAAGTAGGCCTCAAAGAAGGTGCAGGGAGAGAAGCCGCCGGTGGCTCGGACTTGCTCGAGGACCGGCTGA from Armatimonadia bacterium carries:
- a CDS encoding folylpolyglutamate synthase/dihydrofolate synthase family protein, whose protein sequence is MNYAQAVEYLEALTDFERLGFRRHFADTVSLDSARRFAELLGDPHLRVPAVHIAGTKGKGSTAAMVERVLREAGYRTGLFSSPHLVSFRERVRVNGEPVSEESMARLVSQVQPVLEQVRATGGFSPCTFFEAYFGIAALHFLAEEVDVAVYEVGLGGRLDATNLVNPLVSAITTIGFDHTAILGNTLDAIAREKAGIAKPGVPLVVARGQQGEAFSAISEVAESVGAPLVQGPIIKRLEPPQRAARTGPSGLALPLDQFEVLWPSASGHESRLAGPGTQWQVRSSLLGAHQATNLGVALGLLDEMALRGYTIRWEHVARGLCQVRWPGRFDIRQAHPYLVFDCAHNPESAQALARALPEYLDLGPLVLVIGMSEDKDIAGFADRLAGLGAQVLLTRANLDRALDADLLRERGGPAWSEAEVLPSVAEACRRAFEIAGSAGTVCVTGSFYVVGEAMTALGLKP